The Pseudopipra pipra isolate bDixPip1 chromosome 8, bDixPip1.hap1, whole genome shotgun sequence sequence GGATTAAATAACAGAAGGGGTTTATTCATAGCACCCTTTCTTCTCTAATTTTGGAATTTATTCATCTGAGCCTCCACCAGgttttggtgtttattttttacactgattaacattaggaaaaaataggAATTTGTGTTTCAAAAAGTTCAGAGTGGGTTTTTATGTGTCATGTCCAAATCAACCAAGAAATGGTCATttttgctgctggagctgctttcTTGGTTCCACTGTTGGTTGTTATTTGTCTGTGGCCAAGCTGATGTTAAAAAATACGGGCTGGAAGAGAACAAATCTGCCCTGGAGTATCAAAGAGGGATTTGCATGGATTTTGGGGTGGAATAATTTGGGTGGCAGCTGAGAGTGCTTGTCCATCAGCACATGGAAGGTCTGATGGGAAGCCAAGAAATCCAGATTGCCCCCGAGAGCAAGAGGGGTGAGTTCTCCAGAAGTAAATGCTTAGTCCTGCTAAACCTTCATTATTTTTTGCAAGTTTTGGTAAATTCTGCTCAGCCCAGAGTTTACCTTAATTTTCATCCCACGTGTCACCTCCCTGGTTTGATTTAGATGGGAAAATATCAAACCATTTCGTTCCAACAGTTAAAATAAAGTCCATGTGTCATTTGTTCAAAatgaaaccttaaaaaaaatatataaaacccAGACCctaaccccaaaccaaaaatccTTTTATCACTTTCAGTTGGCCGTAAATgcagaatttttctgttttgagcCATGGTTGCCCCAGCTCAATAAATACCAGGGCAGCAGAGATGAgggaaaatgttttggtttaCTTTGTGTGGATTGTTCAGGTCTTTGTGCCTCGTCTCCCTGAAGATGAAATGGCAAACCTGGGCTTCCAGGCAAAGATGATGATTAGGAGTGTGAAAAGGGAAGTTTCACGTGGGCTTGGAAATGCTTGTGGCTGTGGGAAAACCAGGAGCCACGAATCTGGCTTcagtatgtatgtatatatgtgtttgtgtgcataAATATGGATAAAAAAGAGTTTATTGATGAAAAGTTTGGCCATAGATGGGTGGACTCCTGTTTATTAGGGTGGTGGAATTGTCTTTGCCACCTGAGAACCAACCTTTTGGGGTTGGTTTCCTTAAGCTCTGGGTGTCCTTGTGGACATCAGGGTCCCAGGTGGATCTCTGCCAAAGAGGGAATGCTGAGGGAATTGTGTTTTCCCTGCCCCGTGATGTGGACAAAGGAGATGAATCAGACACTGTTCAGGGTTATGGTGGGAGGGCTGGGAAAAGGGTGGTGGAaggtttggacaatgccctcaggcacagggtgggattgttggggtgccctgggcaggaccaggagttggattGGATGATCCCTGGGGGTCCTTCCAACCGAGGACATTCCGTGATCCTGTGAAGGTGCCACGTCTCGTATAACCCACATTTCTCTTACCAAAACTACATAAAAACAGATATTATACTAAATAAACTGGGATTGCATGACTGTTGTCTCCTAACCTAAGAGGCAGGTTGGGTTTCTGGTGGGAATCAGTGACAGACAAGCTGCTTCCCTGCTGGCAGAAGCCAAATTCTGACAAGGAATCCAAAATAGAAGTTGCCAGATGGCACCTCTTACTATAAGGGGGGAAAAGCATTTAACTGGCAACGTTATTGTGAGTGGCTGTCAGGGGAATTCAGCAAATTAGGAGGCCTGGTAGGTCAGTGATGAGGTTCCTTTCTCCTTTGGAGGGTTGGCCACCATCCAGCCGGCTCTGGGAGAGGTACCTGTCCCTGGGAGTGGCTCAGGGTGCAGGAGTTACCAGGGCTACACcagcaaacaagcaaacagcCCCTGCCAACCTCGTCAGGGCACTCAGGGTAAAAATAGGCTGTGGAGGCTTAAGGTTAAAAGTAAAGTCGTGCCCGGGCAGCGCTGTTGAAAAGCCAGGTCTGCTCATCCTCTGCAAACATCCAAGGACTGCTGttccctgccagagccagtTCTGATTGGCTGTGGGAAAAGGCTCTGGATGTTAACTAGCAACAATCTCCTGACCAACAGTTGGCTTCCCCCTAAAAATGTGGCGTTTCAGGAATGGCTTTTCAGTTTAGCAGTGAGCCGGGTCTTTAGAAAGACCGGGTTCGTCCCAAAGCAGAGCTGATGGCTGAGAGGGGAGACAGGTTGGGTGGTGGGGTTGTTGGGAGGTAGGGTGGGTCCCCAGGCAGCTGGACTCCTGTGTGCCCTGTTTCTGAGCCTGGTgttccctgctgtgccccaggtCCAGCTGAAGAGCGAGGAGTCGAAGACGTTCGCCATGAAGATCCTGAAGAAGCGTCACATCGTGGACACGCGGCAGCAGGAGCACATCCGCTCCGAGAAGCAGATCATGCAGAGCGCCCACTCCGACTTCATCGTCAGGTACCACCCCCCTGCCTCACAGACCACCCCAGCCTTCCCTGGAACCACGCAGGGATAACCCAGCCAGCACCCAAAACCCCtcagcctcagcttccctgcCGGGACTGTCCATAAGGTGCCTGGAATAAGGTCTTCTCCAGGCAAATGTGAGATTATTCCTTCCAAGGAATAATCAGCAAGCCTGAACTTTACTCAGGTCTTAACTGGGCTGTGTGCTGTGCTCAGGGGGCTTTGtggctcctggagcagctgcaccctcagcagcctgggcagagctcgctggtgctggtgggggaTGCTCCATGTACATGTAtcccagaatagtttgggttggaagggaccttaaagctcatctcatcccacccctgccatgggcagggacacctcccactagcccaggttgctccaagccccgtccaacctggccttggacacttccagggatccaggggcagccacagcttctctgggcaacctgtcccccctcacaggggagaatcCCTGTCCCAACCCTAAGCAGATGTGGTTCTTCAAGGAATGAAATCAGGTGCCAGGCATTTTTGGTTGTTGTTCCCTGGCTCCTCAAGGACTGGGAGTGTCTGTCAGCAGGAAGGAGAGCTCAGGGTAAGAGCAGTGGGTGGTGAGGAGCTCTGGTGTGTCACTGAGCTGGACCCACCTGAAAGGGCACCTAAGCCAAGGGTTCTTCATCCCACCCTCAGAGATGCCTCAAACACTTGCCTTTTGTTGGAGGAGCTCAAACCCACTCCCGAATTTTGCCCCAGACAAAGCCCTGGATAAATGCAGAGGGAAGCACGTGGTACCCATCGGTCACTGAGGGGGTGTTTCCCTCCCAGGCTGATCCCTGGGATTCCCCCAGAGCCCATGGCTTCAGCTCTGATTCATGGGGGACAACTGCAGGGTGACACCCTTTGGGCTCTGGTGTTGGATTCCCAAACATGCTCCCGTTCCCTAGGCTGGAGCCAAACATACCCCGGGGCTATTTCAGCCTCTGGATTGATTTTCGGAAGCCTGAGCTGTGTCGGGATGGGGATGGAAAGGAAGGTGTCCAAGCAGAGGGACAGTTGCCACCATTGCCAGAAATACCCTTCCTAAATAAAGGCTCAGCCTGCAAACGTTTCCTAATGGAGCCACTGATCTTCATGGCTAATAAATGAAATCCTCCTTCATTCCCACTTCTCACCCTTTCAGCAGGCAAGGAAAACAAGGAGGTGTCAGCTGGAGGTCTCCTCTTCCCATATCCCGCAGTAATTCCCACCTTTTACAGGAACAACCCTCCCTGAACTATATTTAATGCCCCATGGAAACCCTTCACTGGGAAGGGATTTTCTAAGTCATAAAGTCCAACCTTTTCCTCTTGCTAAAAAATACCTGGTTTATCAAATTCGGTGTCTGCTTTTCCCCCTCACTCCTCCTTTTGCACATCCAGGGGGATTTGAAGTTGTCCTGTGATTTTTATCCCAAAATTCTTTACAACCTGCTTATTCCCCTTCTTGGGCCAGGTGGGATCATATTTTTCCAGGTGCTGTGGGCACAAAATTGAACACCTCAATAGATTGAGTTTGGAGATAGTGGGTGAAAGGGGGGTTTAAAATGATCTTGGAGCAAGGACATCAGGAATATCAAAACAGGAAAGGCAAAATTCCCAGAGAACTTGACTGTTTTCTTAATTCATCATGAAgctgttcattaaaaaatcTTTGATGAACAGGTTCTGTTTGGTTATGAAAATGTATTAAACCAGAAGAGGCCAAGCAGCACTAAATAAAATTGACTCGTAGATAAACTCAAATATTGAGGTGAGTAcggaaataaataataaaatatataaataaaataaataaaaaaggcattCAGATATGGTGACATTTACAACTGGAGGCTGTTTAATCTGCCCATATAATGCCCTTTCATCCTGCATAAACTTTAGGCTTCCATGACAGTTGATAAAtaatatttgattattttttcatctgcaCATTTTAGGCCAGATTTGATGCCTGGAAAATTTTCTGCCAAGCAGGTCTTTCTTAGCTAGAGCAAGTCTTTCAGCAGCATTTAAATTACCAAGCAATTAAAAATACGTGGTTACTCACATTTTGGATTCTTGAAGGTTTCTGTAAACTTTCATGTAGATGAAATGTTTATTAAGATAAGTTATATTTTGGCCAACTGGCAAGAAGTAAgtgtggttttgggttttttttgttaaaccCATAAGTTTTAACCTTATGTAATGCTCAGTTATAGCTGACCTTtgattttttatatatatacatatatatatatacacacacacaggatGCATATATAATATGTGATATATAATATGTGTTCTGTATAATATATAcagaatacatatatataatatacagaATTACATATAATGGTCATGTTATAACTGAGGTTTTCAATGTCAACACAGAGCAAGGagataataatataaaataacaaTACCAGAGTAAGGAAAGAGCTGAAACACTGGTGAGTGCTACCCCAGAAATCAGTATTGCCCAGTACACCCAAGCTGGAGCTGATTCAGACTCTGGGGGTTTAAAGCCAAATTTTATCTGAGTAGTGACCCACAGGAAGAATTATCTAGGAATTAATATACTCTAGACAAAAAGTCCTGGGATGAATCCTAGAACAacagggttggaaaagacctccaagatcacccATTAACCcagtccagccattaacccagccctggaagtgggAACACTTGGGTAATGGATTTCTTTGGGATTTTCTGCTTTGGCACCTCCAGGCTCTACAGGACATTCAAGGACAGCAAGTACCTGTACATGCTGATGGAAGCCTGTCTGGGGGGAGAGCTCTGGACAATTCTCAGGGACAGGTGAGTTGGAGGAAACTGTGGTCCTACAAACTGGAATGCTTTCTgatatcatggaatcatggaatgggttgggttggaagggaccttaatggtcatccagttccaccccctgtcatgggcagggacacctcccaccagcccaggttgctccaaggcctgtccaacctggccttggacacttccagggatccaggggcagccacagcttctctgggcaacctgggccagggcctccccaccctcacagggaacaattccttcccaatatcccatgtatccctgccctctggcagtgggaagccattccccttgtcctgtctctccatcccttgtccccagtccctctccagctctcctggagcccctttaggccctggaaggggctctcagctctccctggatccttctcttctccaggtgaacccccccagctctcccagcctggctccagagcagaggggctccagccctgggagcagctccatgtcccctctggactcgctccagcagctccacgtccttctgATGGCACAGTTCTTAAATCACAGTTTCCCATCCCAGAGGTGTTTTCATCCCTGTGTTTGCTCCTCTGCCCACCCTCTGTGACTGGGAATAGCAACATCCacctctgccacagggacactgtgagCAATGATTCCTGTTGATATTCCCCCGTGTTTCTGGCCCAGTTGGGTCCAACAGCAACGAGTGGGAGGAGATCAAGAGTTGTGCATGTGCTGGTAGCACAGATATCCCATAGCATTGCACCAGGACCACTGGGAAGCTAATCCTGCATCAAATCCACACCCTGCCAGGAGCACTATTCCACCAGGATGCAGAAgtgctgtggggaaaaaaatagttagGAAAGCATGTAATTACATCCCAGCCTGCAATGGCCAAGCAAACGTGGTCCTGGCATTCCCTGCCAGGGATTTGACCTTGGAGCATTTGGGGTGGGTGGTGGGTGCATGTGgggcaggaaaagctgcagggaGTTGTAACTGTGTAAGAGGCTCATCATTGGAACATCATGGAATTAAATTTGGAGAGATTGCTGGGAAAGCAAAGGTTGAATTCTCTTTTAATCCCCtagaacaaatttttttttgtagtttttccttttcccagcagCCTTCTCTGGACCACTGAAGCAAGGACTGTAGCAAAGTTAGGAGGTGATGGGTTGGATTTTTCACGTCCTTTTGTCAGAGCCTGATAATTCCATCTTTAATTCTCCGGGATTTAAGCTGGGCTTCTGCTGCCACCTAGCTTAGACTGGCTCCTGAGCTcagccagctcccagcaggcagagggacATGGTTTTCCTTGGAAAACTGGTTGCAAACTGGTGCTGAAACAAAGATCCAGAAGTGCAGTTTATGCTGAACTTGCAGTTGAGTCCCAGCAGCTGTGATCTTCCTGCCTTTTGTCTCCATTGGGAACATTAATACAGGACTTCTTCATCTCCATGACTCAAAATGGCTTCAACACCCAAAAGCCAAagattacaattaaaaaaaatacaccttttGCCTGCAACATAATGATTTGGAAGTTTTGATTTCTAAATTGCAGAATAAGCCCCAAGATTTAGTATTAATTATATTGTTAATTATAGAAATTAATTCTAGAAAGAACCCGAAGTATTTTAAGATGTGAACGTGGGTTGAAGGCAAAGATGTTAACTTCAAAAATGGATATgaatgaaattattattatattaatggATATGAATTAAATTGTTATATAAATTGATATATAAAGGTGAATTGAGCATTTCCCAGGCATTAGAGTGATTCTACTGAACAGTATAGATATTTATAGGTATTTTATCatatttatagatattttaTCATTTGTGTATTTTGATATAAAGAGTGAAGTCCACATGGGAGGGATGCACTTCCCAGGGATTCATCTAAAGGCTTtatccctttcccctccctcgTTCCCTGCACAGAGGTTCGTTTGAGGACTCCACGACCAGGTTTTACACGGCGTGTGTGGTGGAAGCTTTTGCCTATTTGCATTCCAAAGGGATCATTTACAGGGACCTCAAGCCAGAAAACCTCATTCTGGATCACCGAGGTTATGCCAAACTGGTGAGTTCCTGCAGCATCCCAAAAAGAGTCCCGGGAGGTGTcagggcagaggggacacagGTCACAAGAAAAGCCCCCTCCCAGGCCAGGGTCCTGTCTCTGGGGGTGGCCACCAGTAGGTGCTGAGATGGGATCAGGACAAGGGTGTTTTCCCAGCCTCCagcagggctcagggttgggctgggaggtgctgaTTCCGGCTGGAAGTTCAGATCTGTTCTCCTGAAATGTTTAGGAAAGAGCACGAGGAGAAACCCACCCGGCTGTTTAGGAGCTACTGAGGGACTGAAAGGGCTTGAAAATAGTTGTGGTCAAGGGTGtgtgggacaggggacagggaggtgTTGGATGACAGAGGATAACTGAGGGGGATTAGATGCAAGACTGTCCTTCTCCCCACCCCAGGAGGATCTGGACATGGATCTCTACTGGTCCCATCACCAGCCCCCAGCTCCTGAGACATTTTGATCTCCCTGAGCCACATCCAGGATGGCACGAGTGTCCCACATCCCTTGTGGGGCCATGACCACGTGAACTCCTGAGCAGCACAAGGTGTAGGAGCATCTCAGAGCCCCCCAGGGCCAGCAGAGTGGGCTACAGGCCCTGGCTGTGGGCCAGCAGGGCACTGAGGGCGGGGGGACAGCTGGGAATGCAGTGGGACAGTtaccctgagctctgcccaggCCCCAGAGGGCTTCCCTTCCCAGTGTAATCTGATTTTCCATGCTTGCCAGTGGCATTCTGAGGTTTGTGAgcccaccagcacatcccaaCAGCCTCCAGCAAACTGGGAGGACACTTGGACTGCATCCAAAAGAGAACTTGGCAGTAGATGCCAAAAAGGCCAGTGTTGAGCctaaatcatggaatcatggaatggtttgggttggaagggacctcaaagaccatccagtcccacccctgccatgggcagggacacctcccactagcccaggttgctccaagccccgtccaacctggccttggacacttccagggatccaggggcagccacagcttctctgggcaacctgtgccagggcctccccaccctcacagggaagaatttcttcgcaatatcccatctaaccctgccctctggcagtttaaaaTTATTCCTTGCTCAGGCTACGGGTGGGAATTTAAAAGAGaaccaaaagcaaaataaatcaacCTGAGCTGTGAGTGACAGGAAGTTACAACTCCCAAGAAACCCTCAGTGCTGGTGTTTGTTCTTCTCTTGTGAGAACTTTCCTTTCCCATTACAAGGACAAATCAGCAAAAAGGTCCCTGTGGTTGCCTGCTCCTGGAACAACCCACAGTGCTTTAACTGGGAGAGAATTCCCCCGAGGAAACCTGCTTTCTGCCTTGCTTCACTTCaagaggagcagagcacagggctgaCATTCCCTCTCATGCCCTGCCCTGACGTCCCTCTGCCCCTTTCCCCAGGTCGATTTTGGCTTTGCAAAGAAAATAggatttggaaagaaaacatggaCTTTTTGTGGCACCCCGGAGTACGTGGCCCCCGAGATCATCCTGAACAAAGGTCACGACATTTCAGCAGACTACTGGTCACTGGGAATCCTAATGTATGAGCTCCTGACTGGCAGGTATGGGCATTGGGGCTGGGAACACATCCCACTGTTTGTGCTGGTGTCACCCTGATTAGGTTCAGGGCTGGCATGTGCTGGGctggacctccccagctgcttgTCCACTTCAAATCAGTCATTTTGGGCCCTgctggggaaagagaaagggTTTGCTCtcagctgaggaagaggaggaggtggacTGGGCACTGTGGGGATGTG is a genomic window containing:
- the PRKG1 gene encoding cGMP-dependent protein kinase 1 isoform X6, whose product is MKILKKRHIVDTRQQEHIRSEKQIMQSAHSDFIVRLYRTFKDSKYLYMLMEACLGGELWTILRDRGSFEDSTTRFYTACVVEAFAYLHSKGIIYRDLKPENLILDHRGYAKLVDFGFAKKIGFGKKTWTFCGTPEYVAPEIILNKGHDISADYWSLGILMYELLTGSPPFSGPDPMKTYNIILRGIDMIEFPKKIAKNAANLIKKLCRDNPSERLGNLKNGVKDIQKHKWFEGFNWEGLRKGTLTPPIIPSVASPTDTSNFDSFPEDSDEPPPDDNSGWDIDF